From Methanococcus maripaludis, the proteins below share one genomic window:
- a CDS encoding exodeoxyribonuclease VII small subunit gives MDNYEELIEKLENIVNSMENDELSLEEAMKNYEEGIKLSNKLYKILNEAEGKIKLLSENGEIDFNTE, from the coding sequence ATGGACAATTATGAAGAATTAATTGAAAAACTTGAAAATATCGTAAATTCAATGGAAAATGATGAATTATCACTTGAAGAAGCCATGAAAAACTACGAAGAAGGGATAAAATTGAGTAACAAACTTTATAAAATTTTAAACGAAGCTGAAGGAAAGATTAAACTACTGTCTGAAAACGGCGAAATTGACTTTAACACTGAATAA
- the uvrC gene encoding excinuclease ABC subunit UvrC → MINISDIPKNPGCYIYKNESGTVIYVGKAKNLKKRVSSYFNKKNHDPKTEKLVKSIYEMEFIVTDNEVEALILENTLIKKYSPKYNIDLKDSKNYAYIYISEENFPRIGISRNKSKKGKFYGPFTSAKERDYVLDVLKKTFKIRSCKNMHKRPCLRHHIKNCTAPCSGDITSKDYLNQIKKAEHVLKGHIDSLIDELKIEMDNKSKNLQFEEALLIREEINAIERLKTRQNVKRDVKYNEDVISVLEKSGKLHIMVFNVLKGTLFDRKYFEFDYTENFFEEFLIQYYSENEVPSEIILSELPKNLEEDNNEYNSDAILEYLSKKKGSKVAFKIPKQGEKKQLLDLAIKNLEIYVNGNEIKVQSLKNKLMLDKSPNVIECFDISHLSGTFTVGSMVQFRNGKPDKKNYRRFKIKTVSGIDDFKSISEVVFRRYSKLIEENLELPDLIIIDGGKGQLSSAFSELRKLKLKIPLISIAKREEEIYTPGIENPLPIKKNEKASLFIQEIRDEAHRFAINYNRLLKKKELIK, encoded by the coding sequence ATGATAAATATTTCAGATATTCCGAAAAATCCGGGCTGCTATATTTATAAAAACGAATCCGGAACTGTAATTTATGTTGGGAAAGCAAAAAACTTGAAAAAAAGAGTTAGTAGCTACTTTAACAAAAAAAATCACGATCCTAAAACCGAAAAACTTGTAAAATCAATTTACGAGATGGAATTCATAGTAACAGATAATGAAGTCGAAGCTTTGATTTTAGAAAATACTTTAATCAAAAAATACAGTCCTAAATACAATATAGACTTAAAAGACTCTAAAAATTATGCATATATCTACATTAGCGAAGAAAATTTCCCAAGAATTGGAATATCGAGAAATAAATCAAAAAAAGGAAAATTTTATGGACCATTTACTTCTGCAAAGGAAAGAGATTATGTTTTGGATGTTTTAAAAAAGACTTTCAAAATAAGATCTTGTAAAAATATGCACAAACGTCCCTGTTTAAGGCACCATATAAAAAACTGCACCGCGCCATGTAGTGGTGACATAACCTCCAAAGATTATTTGAATCAGATAAAAAAGGCAGAACATGTTTTAAAAGGACATATCGATTCATTAATTGATGAACTCAAAATTGAAATGGATAATAAATCAAAAAATCTGCAGTTTGAAGAAGCTTTATTGATTAGGGAAGAAATAAATGCAATTGAAAGACTTAAGACTCGTCAAAACGTTAAAAGAGATGTAAAATATAATGAAGATGTAATCAGCGTCCTTGAAAAAAGCGGAAAACTCCATATAATGGTTTTTAATGTATTGAAAGGAACGCTTTTTGATAGAAAATACTTTGAATTTGATTACACAGAAAATTTCTTTGAAGAGTTTTTAATCCAGTATTATTCAGAAAATGAAGTTCCTTCAGAAATTATACTTTCAGAGCTGCCTAAAAATCTTGAAGAAGATAATAATGAATACAATTCTGATGCAATTTTAGAGTATCTGTCAAAAAAGAAAGGTTCAAAAGTTGCTTTTAAAATCCCTAAACAAGGAGAGAAAAAACAACTTTTAGACCTTGCTATAAAAAATCTTGAAATTTATGTTAATGGAAATGAAATAAAAGTTCAAAGTTTAAAAAACAAATTAATGCTTGATAAAAGTCCAAATGTAATAGAATGCTTTGATATATCGCATCTTTCAGGAACATTTACTGTTGGATCAATGGTCCAGTTTAGAAATGGAAAACCTGACAAAAAAAATTACCGCAGATTTAAAATAAAAACAGTTTCTGGAATAGATGACTTCAAATCCATTTCTGAGGTAGTATTTAGAAGATACAGTAAATTAATCGAAGAAAATTTGGAATTGCCTGATTTAATAATTATTGATGGTGGAAAGGGCCAGCTTTCGTCAGCATTTTCTGAACTTCGAAAATTAAAACTTAAAATTCCGCTAATTTCGATCGCAAAACGTGAAGAAGAAATTTACACTCCCGGAATTGAAAATCCCCTTCCAATAAAGAAAAATGAAAAAGCATCCCTATTTATTCAGGAAATTCGTGATGAAGCACACAGATTCGCAATAAATTACAATCGATTACTTAAAAAAAAGGAATTGATAAAATGA
- a CDS encoding PRC-barrel domain-containing protein produces MAIKISDLLNKKIYTTDAIYVGKVYDAMVDTDKAAISGIVITDVSSGCLSENIDDPTKKIVLPFNLISAIGNIILIKPPITGRF; encoded by the coding sequence ATGGCAATAAAAATTAGTGACTTGTTGAATAAAAAAATATACACTACAGATGCTATATATGTGGGTAAAGTTTACGATGCCATGGTTGATACTGATAAAGCTGCAATAAGCGGTATTGTTATTACGGATGTTTCAAGCGGATGTTTAAGCGAAAATATCGATGATCCTACGAAAAAAATAGTGTTGCCATTCAATTTGATATCAGCAATAGGAAATATTATCTTAATAAAGCCACCAATTACTGGCAGATTTTAA
- the uvrA gene encoding excinuclease ABC subunit UvrA, protein MKDIIIKGAREHNLKNISLTLPRNNLIVVTGVSGSGKSTIAFDTIYAEGQRRYVESLSAYARQFLGLMNKPDVDSIEGLSPAIAIQQKTTSKNPRSTVGTVTEIYDYLRLLYARIGIPYCPEHNIRIESQSPEKIAEKIEEEFSETVTILSPIVRQKKGTYQKLFKDLNSEGFARIRVNGEIYRTDDEITLERYKKHDIEIVIDRLTPKDDHSRLVEACERALERSGGLLIVTGTKNNEEFEKIYSSNLACPICGISFEELQPRMFSFNSPFGACEYCSGLGIKMEFDADLIIPDKNKCIADGAVALYRNFLDGYRSQHLAAVANHFGFTVLTPIKDLSKEQLDILMYGSPEKIHFKVSNGSGDTEWSQNKPWEGLIPQSIRLYNETKSEYRRKELEKFMKVSLCPKCGGKRLKDKALAVKIEDKSIIDLTDLSISKAEEFFNNLKLTDKEYEIAKQVIKEIKSRLKFLNDVGLGYLTLSRRSGTLSGGEAQRIRLATQIGSNLTGVLYVLDEPSIGLHQRDNQKLIETLHKLRNLDNTLVVVEHDEDTILNADYVVDMGPGAGVHGGDVVAVGTPTEISKNKDSLTGKYLSGELKIEIPKNRRKSDKFLKLSNCRQNNLKNVSVEIPTGVFNVITGVSGSGKSTLIYENLYPALKEKIKSEESVEELDFEDQLYENTKEKCNLEINSEIDKVVVIDQSPIGRTPRSNPATYTKVFDKIRQVFAETKEAKIKGYGPGRFSFNVKGGRCENCQGDGVIKIEMNFLPDVFVECEECKGARYNHETLEVKYKGKSISDVLNMSVEEAREHFKNIPQISNKLKTLCDVGLGYIKLGQSSTTLSGGEAQRIKLTRELSKRATGNTIYLLDEPTTGLHFHDVKKLIDVLNSLVEKGNTVVVIEHNLDVIKCADHIIDLGPEGGEFGGKIIATGTPEEIAKCKLSHTGKFLKNILSKN, encoded by the coding sequence ATGAAAGATATCATCATAAAAGGCGCAAGAGAACATAATTTAAAAAATATCTCGCTAACACTTCCAAGAAATAATTTAATAGTTGTAACTGGAGTTTCCGGCTCTGGAAAGTCCACAATAGCATTTGATACGATATATGCCGAAGGTCAGAGAAGGTATGTTGAATCACTTTCAGCATATGCAAGACAGTTTTTAGGGCTTATGAATAAACCTGATGTTGATAGTATTGAAGGATTATCCCCTGCAATTGCAATACAGCAGAAAACAACAAGTAAAAACCCAAGAAGTACCGTTGGAACGGTTACTGAAATTTATGACTACTTAAGACTGCTTTACGCAAGAATTGGAATTCCATACTGTCCCGAACACAATATTAGAATAGAATCACAGAGTCCTGAAAAAATAGCTGAAAAAATCGAAGAAGAATTTTCTGAAACTGTGACGATATTGTCCCCCATTGTGAGGCAGAAAAAGGGAACCTACCAAAAACTCTTTAAAGACTTAAATTCCGAAGGTTTCGCAAGAATTCGTGTAAATGGCGAAATTTACAGAACTGATGACGAAATAACACTTGAAAGGTACAAAAAACATGATATTGAAATTGTTATCGATAGATTAACTCCAAAAGATGACCATTCAAGGCTTGTTGAAGCCTGTGAAAGAGCACTTGAACGTTCAGGCGGACTTTTAATTGTAACTGGCACTAAAAATAATGAAGAATTTGAAAAAATTTATTCTTCAAATTTAGCCTGCCCAATATGTGGTATTTCGTTTGAAGAGCTTCAGCCAAGAATGTTTTCATTTAACAGCCCATTTGGTGCATGTGAATACTGTAGCGGACTTGGAATAAAAATGGAGTTTGATGCGGACTTGATAATTCCAGATAAAAACAAATGCATTGCTGACGGTGCAGTTGCACTTTATAGAAACTTCCTTGATGGATACAGGTCACAACATCTGGCGGCAGTTGCAAATCATTTTGGATTTACGGTTTTAACACCGATAAAAGACCTTTCAAAAGAACAGTTAGACATTTTGATGTATGGAAGTCCTGAAAAAATTCATTTTAAAGTATCAAATGGCAGTGGAGATACCGAATGGAGCCAGAATAAACCATGGGAAGGGCTTATCCCGCAATCCATTAGACTCTACAATGAAACTAAATCAGAATACAGAAGAAAAGAACTTGAAAAGTTCATGAAAGTCAGTTTGTGTCCAAAATGTGGTGGAAAACGTTTAAAAGATAAAGCACTTGCCGTAAAAATAGAAGATAAGTCTATTATCGATTTAACGGATCTTTCAATTTCAAAAGCAGAAGAATTCTTTAATAATTTAAAATTAACGGATAAAGAGTACGAAATTGCAAAACAAGTTATAAAAGAAATAAAATCGAGATTAAAATTCTTAAATGACGTTGGTTTGGGATATTTAACCCTTTCAAGGCGTTCTGGAACACTTTCAGGTGGAGAAGCTCAGAGAATAAGACTTGCAACCCAGATTGGTTCAAACTTAACTGGTGTTTTATATGTACTCGATGAACCATCAATTGGCCTTCACCAAAGAGACAACCAAAAATTAATTGAAACGCTCCATAAATTAAGAAATTTAGATAATACATTGGTTGTTGTTGAACATGACGAAGATACAATTTTAAATGCAGATTATGTCGTAGATATGGGGCCAGGTGCAGGAGTTCATGGTGGAGATGTTGTTGCAGTTGGAACGCCAACAGAAATTTCAAAAAATAAGGATTCGTTAACTGGAAAATACCTATCTGGCGAATTAAAAATCGAAATACCAAAAAATAGAAGAAAAAGCGATAAATTTTTAAAACTTTCAAACTGCAGGCAGAACAATTTAAAAAATGTGTCTGTTGAAATTCCAACAGGAGTATTTAACGTGATTACAGGAGTTTCGGGAAGTGGAAAATCCACTTTAATTTATGAAAACCTGTATCCTGCATTGAAAGAAAAAATAAAATCTGAAGAGAGTGTTGAGGAACTTGATTTTGAGGATCAGCTCTACGAAAATACTAAAGAAAAATGCAATCTTGAAATCAATTCAGAAATCGATAAAGTTGTCGTAATTGACCAGAGCCCGATTGGAAGAACCCCTCGATCAAACCCTGCAACTTACACGAAAGTATTTGATAAAATCAGGCAGGTTTTTGCAGAAACCAAAGAAGCAAAAATAAAAGGGTATGGTCCAGGAAGGTTCTCTTTTAACGTGAAAGGAGGACGCTGTGAAAACTGTCAGGGCGATGGAGTTATAAAAATAGAAATGAACTTTTTGCCAGATGTTTTTGTGGAATGTGAAGAGTGTAAGGGTGCTAGATACAACCACGAAACTCTTGAAGTAAAATATAAAGGAAAATCAATTTCCGATGTTTTAAACATGAGTGTTGAGGAGGCAAGAGAACATTTTAAAAATATTCCGCAGATTTCAAATAAATTAAAAACTCTGTGCGATGTTGGGCTTGGATACATTAAATTAGGACAGAGTTCCACAACACTTTCAGGTGGAGAAGCTCAAAGAATTAAATTAACAAGGGAATTATCCAAAAGAGCTACGGGAAACACCATATATTTACTCGATGAACCGACAACAGGACTTCACTTCCACGATGTTAAAAAATTAATCGATGTTTTAAACAGCCTCGTTGAAAAAGGAAACACTGTAGTTGTAATCGAACATAACCTCGATGTAATAAAATGTGCTGACCACATAATCGACCTTGGACCTGAAGGCGGGGAATTTGGCGGTAAAATCATTGCAACAGGGACTCCCGAAGAAATTGCAAAATGTAAATTAAGCCATACTGGAAAATTCTTAAAAAACATTCTTTCCAAAAATTAA
- a CDS encoding aspartate dehydrogenase, which yields MLKIGLVGCGAIASLITKALMSDRLNKAEVLAFYDGNLEKAEKLAMETGADFCKSLDELVSKDLDLIVECASVTAVEDTVIKSLNNDKDVIIMSVGAFADKDLFVKLYKLAEKLGKKIYIPSGAIAGIDAVKSGSLGKISEVSLTTTKPVHGLKSALEEQGLNTDEIKEPKIVFEGTVFDAISKFPQNINVSVVLSLASRYPAKVKIIADPNATSNRHEILVKGSIGTIKTCVENNPCRDNPKTSALAAYSVIRLIKDLSEPVRIGT from the coding sequence ATGTTAAAAATAGGTCTAGTAGGCTGTGGAGCAATTGCTTCATTAATCACAAAGGCTTTGATGTCGGATAGACTCAACAAAGCAGAAGTTCTAGCTTTTTACGATGGAAATCTGGAAAAAGCAGAAAAACTCGCCATGGAAACAGGAGCTGATTTTTGCAAATCTCTCGATGAACTGGTTTCAAAAGATCTTGATTTGATTGTAGAATGTGCATCAGTAACTGCTGTTGAAGATACAGTTATAAAATCACTTAATAACGATAAAGACGTTATAATAATGAGTGTGGGCGCATTTGCAGACAAAGATTTATTTGTAAAGCTTTATAAACTTGCAGAAAAACTTGGGAAAAAAATATACATACCTTCAGGTGCAATTGCAGGAATAGATGCTGTAAAATCAGGATCCCTTGGTAAAATTTCAGAAGTATCCTTGACTACAACAAAACCCGTTCACGGTTTGAAAAGTGCACTTGAAGAGCAGGGATTAAACACTGATGAGATAAAAGAGCCGAAAATAGTTTTTGAAGGAACTGTTTTTGACGCAATTTCAAAATTTCCGCAAAATATCAATGTTTCAGTTGTATTATCTCTTGCATCACGTTATCCTGCAAAAGTAAAAATCATTGCAGATCCAAATGCAACTTCAAATCGGCATGAGATTTTAGTTAAAGGTTCAATTGGAACAATAAAAACATGCGTGGAAAATAATCCCTGTAGGGACAATCCAAAAACATCTGCACTTGCAGCATATTCTGTTATTCGATTAATAAAGGATCTTTCTGAACCTGTAAGAATCGGAACTTAA
- a CDS encoding EF-Tu/IF-2/RF-3 family GTPase, translating to MKNVTIGLFGDFEDAGKNIAKKGTSTDITLYNHKNGDDSAVFVEPTRYPERIQPLIYTINMMDYALVFIDEIKPEIGETLLTLDLFGVERGFIVVGEYVDVEQLKGIISNTSMKNFEFLEKDYIQIREKMITIPEVEKSREFIKIPIDHFFSVKSVGTVILGKVDKGSVSVHDNLRIYPTNNKAMVKSVQVHDRDVKEAGTNSRVGLSLKGISVDDLDRGMILSNGELEVSDKIELEMKWNPYMNKEVAVGEGYQIIVGLQTVSCKIEEKNGNKLTLKLLKPAAFEKGDKFIMLDGSAKVRIIGVSKYE from the coding sequence ATGAAAAATGTTACAATTGGATTATTTGGAGATTTTGAAGACGCTGGAAAAAATATTGCAAAAAAAGGAACTTCAACAGACATTACACTTTACAATCATAAAAATGGCGACGATTCAGCAGTATTTGTCGAACCTACAAGATACCCTGAAAGAATACAGCCATTAATTTATACAATAAATATGATGGACTACGCACTTGTTTTTATCGATGAAATAAAACCTGAAATTGGCGAAACACTTCTTACATTAGATTTATTCGGTGTCGAAAGGGGATTTATTGTAGTTGGCGAATACGTCGATGTTGAACAGTTAAAAGGAATTATTTCAAACACTTCGATGAAAAATTTTGAATTTTTGGAAAAAGATTACATACAAATTAGAGAAAAAATGATTACAATTCCAGAAGTTGAAAAAAGTAGAGAGTTTATAAAAATACCTATTGATCACTTTTTTTCAGTAAAAAGCGTTGGAACCGTGATTTTAGGAAAAGTTGATAAGGGAAGCGTTTCTGTGCACGATAATTTAAGGATATACCCGACAAACAATAAAGCAATGGTAAAAAGTGTTCAGGTACACGATAGGGACGTAAAAGAAGCTGGAACAAATTCAAGAGTTGGCCTTTCATTAAAAGGAATCAGTGTTGATGATTTAGATAGAGGAATGATTCTTTCAAATGGGGAATTGGAAGTATCTGACAAAATTGAACTTGAAATGAAATGGAACCCGTACATGAATAAAGAAGTTGCTGTTGGCGAAGGATACCAGATTATTGTTGGACTTCAAACTGTAAGCTGTAAAATTGAAGAAAAAAACGGAAACAAATTAACATTAAAACTTTTAAAACCTGCTGCTTTTGAAAAGGGCGACAAATTTATAATGCTTGATGGAAGCGCAAAAGTTAGAATCATTGGAGTTTCAAAATACGAATAG
- the xseA gene encoding exodeoxyribonuclease VII large subunit, which yields MLQLTLESSFSNTLTVSELNSYVKSTLEEDFLLKRACIKGEISNCTLHKSGHVYFTLKDENSAIDCVMFKPYTKKLDFSPTEGMSVIIKGKVSLYTKTGKYQFYCNEMEKEGLGDLFIKFKKLKEKLESEGLFNEEYKQKIPKYLKNIGIITSPTGAAIRDIIKVTRNRNSSVNIIIYPAVVQGESAAKTVIAGISELNKLEKIDLIIIARGGGSMEDLWCFNNESLVRTIFESKKPVITGIGHETDFTISDFVSDLRAATPSNAAELAIYNEYELKSMINNLERMLKHKVKTEISNRSYELDILYSKIEKNSPKSKIEKQKVHVDKIRAQMNHEIKNKISYEVKRFEKSYSLLNAYNPLNVLNKGYSIIQDENEKIISSKSSLNLENDVKITLKDGIVEAHITLKE from the coding sequence ATGCTTCAATTAACCCTTGAAAGTTCATTTTCAAACACTTTGACGGTTTCGGAACTGAATTCTTATGTAAAAAGCACTTTAGAAGAAGATTTTTTATTAAAAAGAGCTTGTATTAAAGGAGAAATTTCAAACTGTACCTTACATAAATCAGGACATGTTTATTTTACATTAAAGGACGAAAACAGCGCAATTGATTGTGTAATGTTTAAACCATATACTAAAAAGTTAGATTTCAGCCCTACTGAAGGTATGAGCGTAATAATAAAAGGAAAAGTATCTTTGTATACAAAAACTGGAAAATACCAGTTTTATTGTAATGAAATGGAAAAAGAGGGTCTTGGGGATTTATTTATAAAATTTAAAAAATTAAAAGAAAAACTCGAAAGTGAAGGATTATTTAACGAAGAGTACAAACAAAAAATCCCGAAATACCTGAAAAACATTGGAATCATTACATCCCCAACAGGGGCAGCCATTAGAGATATTATCAAAGTTACGAGAAATAGAAACAGTTCTGTTAATATAATTATATATCCTGCAGTGGTTCAGGGCGAATCTGCTGCAAAAACAGTTATTGCCGGAATTTCAGAGCTAAATAAACTTGAAAAAATCGATTTAATCATTATTGCTCGTGGTGGAGGATCGATGGAGGATCTTTGGTGCTTCAACAACGAATCCCTTGTAAGAACAATTTTTGAATCGAAAAAACCAGTAATTACAGGAATAGGGCATGAAACAGATTTTACGATTTCCGATTTTGTAAGCGATTTAAGGGCTGCAACACCATCAAATGCTGCAGAACTTGCCATATATAATGAATACGAATTGAAATCGATGATTAATAACCTTGAAAGAATGTTAAAACACAAGGTAAAGACTGAAATTTCAAACAGGTCTTACGAGTTAGACATTCTTTATTCAAAAATCGAAAAAAACAGCCCGAAATCTAAAATTGAAAAACAAAAAGTGCATGTTGATAAAATACGGGCTCAAATGAATCATGAAATTAAAAATAAAATTTCTTACGAAGTAAAGCGCTTTGAAAAGTCGTATTCACTTTTAAATGCATATAATCCGTTAAATGTACTGAATAAAGGATACAGCATTATACAGGATGAAAATGAAAAAATTATAAGTTCAAAATCTTCGCTAAATTTAGAAAATGATGTAAAGATTACGTTAAAAGATGGAATTGTTGAAGCACATATTACTTTGAAAGAATAA
- a CDS encoding DNA adenine methylase translates to MHRKAKPFLKWAGGKRRLLTQFEDHYPEGLKNGKIKKYVEPFLGGGAVYLGLQSKYKFKKVVLNDINHELMLSYKTVQNNIDELISILKPIEENFNKMNFESQKMQYYKIRNEYNIEKSNIDKNKSENIIENVARFIFLNKTCFNGLYRLNKKGMFNVPFGRYLRPRIFDEPTLRGVNKALKGVKLLCDDYKGVEKHISIDKETFVYIDPPYRPLPETVSFTSYSKEDFLEKDQVDLSNWFKYLDKKGAYLMLSNSDPTNTNPKDRFFEDHYGGFNIDKVCAGRIINSRVNGRRKITELVIKNYPK, encoded by the coding sequence ATGCACCGAAAAGCGAAACCTTTTTTAAAATGGGCTGGCGGTAAAAGAAGACTTTTAACCCAGTTTGAAGACCACTATCCGGAAGGATTGAAGAATGGAAAGATTAAAAAGTACGTTGAGCCATTTTTAGGTGGCGGTGCAGTTTATCTGGGCCTCCAAAGTAAATATAAATTTAAAAAAGTGGTTTTAAATGATATAAATCACGAATTAATGCTTTCTTATAAAACTGTTCAAAATAACATTGATGAATTAATTTCTATTTTGAAACCTATTGAAGAAAATTTTAACAAAATGAACTTCGAATCTCAAAAAATGCAGTATTACAAAATAAGAAATGAATACAACATTGAAAAATCAAACATTGATAAAAATAAATCTGAAAATATCATTGAAAATGTCGCGAGATTTATTTTTTTAAATAAAACCTGTTTTAATGGCCTTTATAGGCTAAATAAGAAAGGAATGTTCAACGTTCCATTTGGAAGGTATCTTCGTCCAAGAATATTTGATGAACCAACCCTTAGGGGAGTAAACAAGGCTTTAAAAGGCGTAAAATTACTGTGTGATGACTATAAGGGCGTTGAAAAGCATATTTCAATCGACAAAGAAACTTTTGTATATATCGATCCACCCTACAGGCCCCTTCCAGAAACTGTTAGTTTTACATCTTATTCTAAAGAGGATTTTCTCGAAAAAGATCAGGTGGACTTGAGCAACTGGTTTAAATATCTGGACAAAAAAGGCGCATATTTAATGCTCAGTAATTCTGACCCGACAAATACAAATCCAAAAGACCGATTTTTTGAAGACCACTATGGTGGATTTAATATCGATAAAGTTTGTGCTGGAAGAATAATAAATTCAAGAGTCAACGGAAGGCGAAAAATAACGGAATTAGTAATTAAAAACTATCCAAAATAA
- a CDS encoding MATE family efflux transporter, producing MKQVKKLENEKINNLMIRYVIPSIAGTVIIGIYGIIDGIFIGRTVGAEGLAGVTFSFPVLIAISSIGVMIGAGSSAIISISLGKKDYKKASCILKTALTYIILISLIITCFGYLLIDPVISFMNLSKNLEIYVAGYSKIIILGAIAQIFAISLDPILRNDGFPKKSMIILALMSIFNIILDYILIVIFNFGVIGAAAATVLAQGLGSILYLKHFLSGKSNVKIGKNSPFLEFSTIKRIAKTGFSPFIMELAFGILMIVHNIQFMRYGSPLDVSAYGIVIYITSFLYMVYLGISEGVQPLISYNHGAKKFNRVFEILKKAVFVNAILGICSFLTILKFPNLLIKIFNPHDTNLITTTTIGLEIHNFAILIMGVSMVLMMYFLATEQPKIAGFLSLGRTLIFILPAIILFPIYLGIKGIWWSTVFSEYLSFIITIYFITKEFKKIKYEKLNVKK from the coding sequence ATGAAGCAGGTTAAAAAATTAGAAAACGAAAAAATTAATAATCTCATGATAAGGTATGTTATCCCCTCGATTGCAGGAACTGTTATTATTGGGATTTATGGGATAATTGACGGGATATTTATTGGACGAACAGTCGGAGCTGAAGGTCTTGCAGGGGTAACATTTTCATTTCCCGTTTTGATCGCAATTAGCTCCATAGGAGTTATGATTGGAGCTGGATCTTCTGCAATAATATCGATAAGCCTTGGAAAAAAAGACTACAAAAAAGCATCCTGCATATTAAAAACTGCACTAACTTACATTATACTGATAAGCCTGATAATTACTTGTTTTGGCTATCTGCTAATAGACCCGGTTATTTCATTCATGAACCTTTCAAAAAATTTGGAAATATATGTTGCAGGGTATTCAAAAATAATAATTCTTGGTGCAATTGCACAAATTTTTGCGATATCTCTTGACCCGATACTTAGAAACGACGGCTTTCCAAAAAAATCCATGATAATTCTGGCATTAATGTCGATATTTAACATTATACTTGATTATATATTGATAGTTATATTTAATTTTGGTGTTATAGGGGCTGCCGCTGCTACTGTGCTTGCACAAGGTCTTGGATCAATTTTATACTTAAAACATTTCTTAAGCGGTAAATCAAACGTTAAAATCGGGAAAAATAGTCCATTTTTAGAATTTTCGACTATTAAAAGAATTGCAAAAACCGGATTTTCACCGTTTATCATGGAACTTGCATTTGGAATACTGATGATAGTACACAATATCCAGTTTATGAGATATGGAAGTCCATTAGACGTTTCTGCATACGGTATTGTAATATATATCACATCATTTCTATACATGGTCTATTTGGGGATTTCAGAAGGCGTTCAGCCATTGATAAGCTACAACCATGGAGCTAAAAAATTCAACAGGGTTTTTGAAATATTAAAAAAAGCAGTGTTTGTCAATGCAATACTCGGTATTTGTTCATTTTTAACAATTTTAAAGTTCCCAAATCTTTTAATAAAGATTTTCAATCCCCATGATACGAATTTAATCACAACAACCACAATCGGCCTTGAAATTCATAATTTCGCAATTTTAATCATGGGTGTTTCTATGGTATTGATGATGTATTTTTTAGCAACGGAACAGCCAAAAATTGCAGGATTTTTATCCCTTGGAAGAACCTTGATTTTTATACTCCCTGCAATTATTCTATTTCCCATATACCTTGGAATTAAAGGAATATGGTGGTCAACAGTATTTTCGGAATACTTGAGCTTTATTATTACAATTTACTTCATAACTAAAGAATTTAAAAAGATAAAATATGAAAAACTAAACGTTAAAAAATAA
- a CDS encoding EamA family transporter, whose amino-acid sequence MYYISMIIVVLASILYHICQKSISSGANPYVSLMITYLVSIISTVAAIIILNGKIDIIESVKNLNWASYVLGISIVFLELGFLLVYRAGWNVSVAALTAYVAVAVLLIPVGILLFKENISILKVLGILFCVLGLILINK is encoded by the coding sequence ATGTATTATATCTCAATGATTATCGTAGTTTTAGCAAGTATACTCTACCATATCTGTCAAAAATCAATTTCAAGCGGTGCAAACCCTTATGTTTCACTAATGATTACATACCTCGTTTCAATAATTTCGACAGTTGCTGCAATTATTATACTGAATGGAAAAATCGATATCATAGAATCTGTCAAAAATTTAAACTGGGCAAGCTATGTTCTTGGAATTTCCATTGTATTTTTAGAACTTGGATTTTTACTTGTTTACCGTGCAGGCTGGAATGTAAGCGTTGCGGCACTTACTGCATATGTTGCAGTTGCAGTTTTATTAATACCTGTAGGAATACTTTTATTTAAAGAAAATATCAGTATTTTAAAAGTTTTAGGAATTTTATTTTGCGTATTGGGACTAATTTTAATCAATAAATAA